Genomic window (Deinococcus aquaedulcis):
GCGGCCAAGATTGCCCGGCTGATCGGCGCACAGCCCGACGAGGTGGCGGTGGGCGACAGCACCAGCGTCAACACCTTTAAGGTGCTGGCGGCAGCCCTGGGCGTGGCGGGCCCCGAGCGGCGTGTGATTCTGACCGACGCTGACAATTTCCCCACCGACCTGTACGTGGCGCAGGGCTTAACGGCATTGCTGGGTGGCGGCTACGAGCTGCGCCGGGTGCCAGCCGACGAGGTGGCCGCCCACCTGCGCCCGGACGTGGCGGCCGTGCTGCTGACCCAGGTGGACTACCGCACCGGGCGTTGCCTGGACCTCGCGGCGATCAGCGCGCAGGCCCGGGCTGCCGGGGTGCTCACCGTCTGGGATCTGGCGCACTCGGCGGGGGCCTTTCCCGTGGATCTGAACGGTGCAGGGGCTGACTTTGCGGTGGGCTGCGGGTACAAGTACCTGAATGGCGGCCCCGGCGCGCCGGCCTTCTTGTTCGCGGCGCAGCGCTGGCATGCGGCGGCGCCGGTGGCCCTGAGCGGCTGGATGGGCCACGCCGACCCCTTTGAAATGGCCCGCGACTACGTGCCCGCGCCCGGCGCCCGCCGTTTCGTGACCGGCACGCCGATGGTGCTGAGCCTCAGTGCCCTGGACGCAGCCCTGGACGCCTTTGCCGACGTGGACTTGCACGCGCTGCGCACCAAGTCCCTGGCCCTGACCGACACGTTCATGGCCCTGCTGGACCCGGTGGCCGAGCGCCTTGCCCTGACTCTGGTGACGCCGCGCGACCCTGCCCAGCGTGGGTCGCAGGTCAGCTACCGCCACCCCCAGGCGCGCGAGGTGATGACCGAGCTGATCGCGGCCGGCCTTGTGGGCGATTTCCGCACCCCGGACATCCTGCGCTTTGGCTTTACCCCGCTGTACCACTCGTTTGCCGACGTGTACCGCGCGGCGCGTGGCGTTCAGGCAATTCTGGAGGCCCGGGCATGAGCCGCCCCGAGCATCATCCCGACGCCCCCGAGCAGGCCTACACCGACTTTACCCGTAGCCTCAGCTACGGCGATTACCTGCAACTGGACACCCTGAAAAGTGCCCACCGCCCCGTGACCGAAGCCCACGACGAACATCTGTTCATCGCCGTGCACCATGTCAGCGAGGTGTGGCTGGAACTGATCATCCGCGAACTGCGCGCGGCGATGGCCCAGCTGGAGGCCGGGATTACCGACGCGCCCCTCAAGGGCCTGACCCGCGTGGTCCGCGCCCAGGAGCAGCTGACCAACGCCTGGGAAGTGCTGAAAACCATGACCCCGGCGGATTACCTGCAGTTTCGCCACGCCTTCGGGCAGGCCTCTGGCTTTCAGAGTGCCGCCTACCGCATGGTGGAATTCCTGCTGGGCAACCGCTTTGAAGCCCTGCTGCGCCCCCATGAGCACCGCCCCGACCTGCACGGGCCGCTGCAAGCTGCCATGCAGGCCCCCAGCGTCTACGACCTGACTTTGCGGCTGGTGGCCGCACGCGGCCTCCCGATTCCGCAGGAAGTCCTGGAGCGTGACCTGAGCCAGCCCCCGGTGCTCAATGAAGCTGTGCTTGATGCGTGGCTGAAGGTCTACCGCGACCCGGAGCGCTACTGGGACCTGTACGAGTTGGCCGAAAAGCTGCTGGACGTGGAAGACAACTTCCGCCGCTGGCGCTTTAACCACATGACCACGGTGGAGCGCACCATCGGCTTCAAGCGTGGCTCTGGGGGGACC
Coding sequences:
- the kynU gene encoding kynureninase gives rise to the protein MPTQTALADLTTLPVPADVLALDASDPLAHKRDEFLLPDGVIYLDGNSLGALSRRVVQRVRHVTEEEWGRALIGSWTSGAQEGRDWMALPDRVAAKIARLIGAQPDEVAVGDSTSVNTFKVLAAALGVAGPERRVILTDADNFPTDLYVAQGLTALLGGGYELRRVPADEVAAHLRPDVAAVLLTQVDYRTGRCLDLAAISAQARAAGVLTVWDLAHSAGAFPVDLNGAGADFAVGCGYKYLNGGPGAPAFLFAAQRWHAAAPVALSGWMGHADPFEMARDYVPAPGARRFVTGTPMVLSLSALDAALDAFADVDLHALRTKSLALTDTFMALLDPVAERLALTLVTPRDPAQRGSQVSYRHPQAREVMTELIAAGLVGDFRTPDILRFGFTPLYHSFADVYRAARGVQAILEARA
- the kynA gene encoding tryptophan 2,3-dioxygenase codes for the protein MSRPEHHPDAPEQAYTDFTRSLSYGDYLQLDTLKSAHRPVTEAHDEHLFIAVHHVSEVWLELIIRELRAAMAQLEAGITDAPLKGLTRVVRAQEQLTNAWEVLKTMTPADYLQFRHAFGQASGFQSAAYRMVEFLLGNRFEALLRPHEHRPDLHGPLQAAMQAPSVYDLTLRLVAARGLPIPQEVLERDLSQPPVLNEAVLDAWLKVYRDPERYWDLYELAEKLLDVEDNFRRWRFNHMTTVERTIGFKRGSGGTSGAAYLRRALETVLFPELWEIRTRL